Within the Thalassoglobus sp. JC818 genome, the region CCCATCGCTGCGGCATTCAGCAAGCTGCACACCATAAGAATTCGGAAGACAATACTGCGAACCATTCACTCATCTCCAATCGAAGGACTACAGCAAGCAGGGTTTGCAACGTCGCACTTGTCACACAACTCTTGTTAGATCGGCAGGCATCAGGAGGAATTCAGCGCACGCGAGCCAATCGTCAACTGCGACCGACCGTCACTCATTCGAGTCAGCGATCCCATTTCCAATCGCTCATACCTTTGAGATTCTGAATACATTCTGTGGGCCATCCCCCGTCTTTCAGAGAGAGGATTGTCTCGGCAGCCATCGTGAGCGTGTCGAATTGTGACTCGACATCCAGCCCGGCCACATGTCCGGACAGCAAAACGTTGCTCATCGAAATCAGCGGGCTGCTGGTCGGGAGAGGTTCAACATCGAAGACATCCAGTCCAGCTGCTCGAAGATGACCGGATTGCAGGGCCTCGATTAAAGCGGATTCATCGACGAGTGCTCCTCTGGCAGTGTTGATGAAGACGGAACCTTTCTTCATCTTCGCGAACGTGTCTCGATTCATCATTTTCAACGACTGCGGAGTCATCGGGTTGTGGAGTGACACATAATCCGATTGGCCAAGCAGGTCATCGAGTTCGAGCGTTTCGATCTTCCATTTCTCGACGAACTCTTTGTTGGGAAATGGCTCGTGAGCGACGACACGCAAGCCCAGGCCAATCGCTCTTGTTGCCACTGCTTGTCCGATCCGGCCGAGGCCAACCAGCCCGAGCGTTCTTCCCATGACGCGAGGATAGGCAATCCGCTTCCAGGCCCCGGAACGAACTCGCTGATCATTGTCAGGAAATCCGCGCGAGACGCCCATCAGCAGCGCGATCGTCTGTTCTGCAACGGAGTGATGATTCACGCCCGGAGTGGTCGTGACCACGATACCCTGACGATCACAAGCTTCGAGATCGACAGCATCGAAGCCGACTCCTGTCCGTGCGATGACTTTGAGATCCGGACAATTCTTGATGACTTCCGGGGTGTAAGGCTCGGAACCGGCGATCACAGCACAACAGCCTGAAAGTTCCTCGATGAGATTGGTTGCCTCCCAGAAACTTCTGTCCCGGTTTCCCGGGAGTACTTCAAAGCCCTTTTCAGACAGCAGTGAGAAATGGGGACCTTCGTCAGAGTTGAGAGCACAGCATTTGACGGTCA harbors:
- a CDS encoding phosphoglycerate dehydrogenase, whose protein sequence is MSLTVKCCALNSDEGPHFSLLSEKGFEVLPGNRDRSFWEATNLIEELSGCCAVIAGSEPYTPEVIKNCPDLKVIARTGVGFDAVDLEACDRQGIVVTTTPGVNHHSVAEQTIALLMGVSRGFPDNDQRVRSGAWKRIAYPRVMGRTLGLVGLGRIGQAVATRAIGLGLRVVAHEPFPNKEFVEKWKIETLELDDLLGQSDYVSLHNPMTPQSLKMMNRDTFAKMKKGSVFINTARGALVDESALIEALQSGHLRAAGLDVFDVEPLPTSSPLISMSNVLLSGHVAGLDVESQFDTLTMAAETILSLKDGGWPTECIQNLKGMSDWKWDR